The Stigmatella aurantiaca DW4/3-1 genome contains the following window.
CCGCCAGGAGAGCGCCCGCGCCACCCGCCAGCGCGCCGCCACGCTGGCCACGGCCAAGGCTCCCAGGAGCATCGCCCCCAGCCCCAGGTAGCCGAATCCCTCTCCCTGCCGGGGCCTCGCGGGCAGCTCCGGCATCACCCGGGACCAGCCCATGGGGTTGACCAGCGTCACCAGGTCCGACGAGAAATCGCCAAACCCTTCCGCTCCCAGCCCAGGCCCTCCGAGGTAGCCAAAGAGCAGGAAGAGGAGGCCATCCAGCAGGGCGATGCCTCCCACCGCGGCCAGGGCGCGCCCCCCGCCGAGCCGCCGGGATCGTGCCACCCGCACCGCCAGCGCCGCCGTCAGCGGCAAGAGCATCGCAACCCAATAGGGATGCACCCCCGCGGCCACACCGTTGAAGAGTGCCGCCAGCGCCAGGCTTCGCCACGCGGTGCGCTCGTCCGGAATGTCTCGCAGGTTGAGCCAGAGCATCGCCAGCAGCAACCAGTGCGCGCACAAGGCAGGGTGGCCGAAGCGGGCCGCCAGGACTGGGGCCAAGGCCAGCAACACGCCCCCCAGCACCCGGGGCACCGCGCGCGCCGATGCCACCGCCACCAGCCGGGAGCCGAAGTAACCCATCAGCGCATAGCACAGCGCCAACCACGCGCCGGTGTATTGGAAATTTACCGGCAGCCACCCCGAGAAGGGCTTGAGCCCCACCGCCACCCAGGGAATGCCGTCCGTGAGCGACACCCGCGTTCCATAGGGGTGGAAGAGGTTGGGCATGTCGCCCAGGGGCAACCCCCACGGGGCCTGGCGCAGAAAGAGCCAGCCAAAGAGGTTCATGGCCCAGTCGCCCTGCGTCAGCCAGTCAATGCGCGTGGGCGACAGCACCGCCCCACCGCCCAGCCACAGGAACCACCCCAGCCCGCCCAGGGCGGCGAGCCACCCGGGCAGGCGGTCGAGCAACACGGAGCCTTCGTCACGGCTTACGGACTTCGGGAGCATGGCACCTCGTCCAACACGAGAGCCCAATCTCCGCGCTCAGGCCAGATCGAAAAGCAGCGCCTCGACGGGCTCGGTGGCGGAGAGCACCAACCGGGACTCCTCGGACACCGCCACCCCATCGCCCGCGCTCACCGCCACGCCGTTGAGCGTCCCCTTCCCACGCGCCATCTGCAGCCACGCGTGCCGGCCCGGGGCCAGCGTGTACTCGGTCTGCTCCCCCTGACCCAGCAGGGTGCTGTACAGCCGCAGGTCCTGGTTCACCTTCAGCGAGCCGTCCTTCCCCTCCGGGGACACCACCAGCCGGAACCGCCCCTGGCGCTCCTGCTCCGGGAAGGCCTTCTGCTCGTAGCTCGGCGTCAACCCCGTGCGCTCGGGGAGAACCCAGATCTGCAGCAGGTGCAATTCCTCTCCCGTCGGGTTCTGCTCGCTGTGCCGCACGCCCGTGCCCGCCGTCATCCGCTGCATCTCCCCCGCGCGCAGGATGCCCACCGAGCCCATGCTGTCCCGGTGCTCGACGGCGCCCGAGAGCACATAGGTGATGATCTCCATGTCCTGGTGGGGGTGGGTGCCAAAGCCTCGGCGGGGCGCCACGCGGTCCTCGTTGATGACGCGCAGCGCGCGGAAGTTCATGTGCGCCGGGTCGTAGTAACCCGCGAACGAGAACGTATGGTGGGCATCCAGCCAGCCATGGTTCGCATGGCCACGCTGATTCGACGGTCGAACGGTCAACATGGGGGGCTCCTTTTCCCAAACCTCATCTGTGAACCATCATGGGGGCGCGTCCCCTCCTCGACCAGGAGCCTCGGGTGGGAAGGACGGTTCCATGGATGGAACAACAGGCGGGGCGGCCCCTGACTACGGGTTCGGCCAGTGCTCCCGCAGGAAGTCCACGAACGCCATCACCTTGGGCGAATGGTGCCGGGTGACCGGGTAGAGGGCATGCACCGAGGCCCCCGGCGAGCTCCACTCCGGCAGGATGCGTTGCATCCGTCCGGTGGCGATGTCCTCGGCGTAGAGGCTGTTGGGAAGCAGGGCGATTCCAAAGCCCGCCAGCGTCACCGCGCGCAACATGTCGGGCTCGTTCACGGTGAGCCGCGCGCGGATGGACACCTCGGCCGACCGGTTGCCGGAGACCAGCGACCACACATTGCCCCCCGTCCCCACGCCAAAGAGCAGACAGTCATGCGCGGCGAGCTCTTTGGGAGACTTGGGAGCGCCCCGCTCCTGGATGTAGCGGGGGGAGGCCATGACGCCCCGCTCGATGCTCCCGAGCCGACGGGCAATGAGCGAGGAGGAGTCCGGCAGCCGCCCGGCGCGCACGGCCAGATCGAACCCTTCCTCCACCAGATCGACCGTGCGGTCCGTGCACACCATTTCGATCTGCACCTCGGGGTAGCGCGTCAGGAACGCCGCGAGGATGCTCCCCATGAAGTTGAACGCCAGCGGGGCCGTCACGCGGAGCAGTCCATGCGGCGCGGACTGCATGCGGGTGACGGCCAGTTCGGCCTGCTCGGCCTCGGCCACGATGCGGGCGCAGTGCTCGTAGTAGGCCTGCCCCACCTCGGTGAGGCGCAGCTTGCGCGTGGTGCGTTGCAGAAGCTGGGCGCCCACGCGCTCCTCCAGCTCGGACACCTTGCGGCTCACGGTGGACTTGGGCATGCGCAGCCCCCGCGCCGCCAAGGTGAAGCTGCCTGCCTGGACGACCTTCGCGAAGACGAGGAGTTCGTTGAGATCCATGATGGTGCGGAGTCCGGGGAGTTGTTCCACCCATGGAACAGAACGTCCAGCCCGTCCCATCTAATCAAGGCCGGTGCGCACCGCTAGCTTCAGTCCTGTCAACAGCGCCTTTTTCAAGGAGAGCCGCCATGGCCCACAGCACCTGGAACATCGACCCCACCCACTCTGGCGTCCACTTCACCGTCCGCCACATGGTCATCTCGAAGGTCCGCGGAAACTTCCGCAAGTTCACCGGCACGGTCTCCCTGGATGAGCAGTCGCTCGGCACCTCCTCGGTGACTGCGGTCATCGAGACGGCGAGCATCGACACGGGCGTCGAGCAACGGGACAACCACCTGCGCTCGCCGGACTTCTTCGACGCGGCGAAGTTCCCCACCATCACCTTTCAGAGCACGAAGGTGGAGAAGGGCTCGGGCGACGGCTTCCGGGTGACCGGCAAGCTGACCATCCGGGACATCACCCGCGACGTGGTCCTCGAGGCCGAGCAGCTCGGCGTTGGCAAGGACCCCTGGGGCAACACCAAGGCCGCCTTCGAGGCGAAGACCTCCATCGACCGCAAGGACTTCGGCCTGACCTGGAATCAAGCACTGGAGGCGGGTGGCGTGCTCGTTGGCGAGAAAATCGAGATCGGCCTGGAGATCCAGGCGGTCAAGGCGCAGGCCGCCGAGAAGGCCGCCTGAGCCTCTCACCCGTGACACACCCGTGAGGGCGAAGGCCACCTCCCTTCGCCCTCACGGACCGACACTACGGAGTGGGAGCGAGAACCTGGATGTCGCCCGCGACGGAAGGCAGCTCGTTGTCACCGATGATGGTGGTATTGCCGTAGCCGAGCTGTCCATACGCATTCCAGCCCCAGCATCGCGCCGCCCCCGTGCTCAGCAGAGCGCACGTGTGCGCACTTCCCACGGTGACTTGGTAGGCGGTCGCGCCGTCCAAATCCACCACCGTGCTGGGTGGCACGGTCTGCTGATTGGTGTTGCCATAACCCAACCGGCCCTCGTTGCCCGCTCCCCAGCACTTGATGCCACCGCTGCTCAGCAGAGCGCACGTGTGCGCTTCTCCCGCTGCCACCTGAAGGACCTTGCCACCCGTGTTCACGTCACCGGCGCTCGCAGGCACGCTGATACTGCTCGCATGGCCATAACCCAGCTGGCCGACGTTGTTGTATCCCCAGCAGCGGACGAAGCCCGTGGTGAGCACGGCACAGGTCGAGTGGAAGCTCGTCGACAGCTGCAAGACATTCCCACCCATGTTCACGTCTCCCGCCACCGACGGCAATTCATTGTCTCCAATGTTCGTGGCGTGGCCGTAGCCCAACTCACCGTTGGCGTTGTAGCCCCAGCAGCGCACCTTGCCCGTGTCCAGCAGCACGCACGTGTGGTAGGCGCCTGCCACGATGTCCTTGACGGTGCCGCCGACCTGCACGTCTCCCACACTCCACGGCTGCTCATTGTCTCCCACGTTCTGCGTGTTTCCGTAGCCCAACTGCCCATAGTTGTTCCGGCCCCAGCAGCGCACCTTCCCCGTGTCCATCAGCGCGCACGTGTGGCTTCCCCCCGCCGCCAGCTTCACCGCGATGCCTCCCACGTTCACATAGCCGTAGCTGGCAATCGCCTCTCCATCTCCCACGTGCTGCGTCGTGTTGTACCCTAGCTGCCCGTAGGTGTTCTCTCCCCAGCACCTCAACAACCCCGTGTCGAACAGCGCGCACGTGTGGTTGGCTCCCGCCACAATCTTCGCCCCCACTCCCACCAGCGCCACGTCTCCCGCCGTATACGGCTTCTCGTTGTCTCCAATGTTGAACGTGTTCCCGTACCCCAACTGGCCGAACTGGCTGCGGCCCCAGCACCGCATCGTCCCGTTGTTGAACAACACACACGTGTGCGCATTGCCCGCCCGGATGGAGTTGAAGCCTGTCACCGGCCCCTCCGCCACTGGGTTGTCCGGGAACTGGTCCGGCGTCAGCGGATACGACAGCGTCGTCTTTCCTCCCTTGCTGTCCTTCACCTCCACCTTCACCGTCCCCTGCACCTGCACCGTGTAGTTCTCCAGCGTCGACGGGTTCGTCCCCCCCGTGAACGCGGGCTGCGGATCAAACGTCGTCCCCGCCGCGGGCGTGAAGCTCCACGTGTAGCTCAGCGCTGCCTCCGCGTCGTCGTCCGCCACCTCCGCCTTGAACAACACGTTCCCCGTCCCCGTCAGACGGTGCGTCGTGATGCTGTTGATCACCGGGTTGAACAACACCTGCAACACGCTGTCCCTCACTCCGTCCGTCGTCCCTGGCGGCTTCACCTTCGTCTGGAACGTCGTCACCACCGAGTGCCCCGCCTCGTTCGTCAACTTCACCGTGTGCGTGTACTCCGTCACCGCGCTCACCGTCGGCGGCACGTACTGGCTCACGAACGTCCCCGCCACCGCCGCCAGCGTGATTCCTCCCGTCAACGGGTAGAACGTCCCTCCTCCCGCCGCTGCCGTAATCTCATACGTCAGCGACTCCCCCGTGTTCGCCTCCACCGAGAACGACACGTTCCCGCTCTGGTCCGAACCGAACGCCGACGGCACCGAGATCTTCTTGATTCTCGGAATCGTGATGCTCTGCCCATCGTTCGCCGCCGCCAGGGTGATGACCACCTTGTCGTTGTTGATCGCCAGCGTCTGCTCCGTCGTCCCTTGGAACAGCAACTTGCCCGCCGTGTCGCTCGCCCTCGCCGAGAACACCAGCACCTTCCCCTTGGGCAAGAAGGGGATCGTCCCCGTCCACTGGTCCGCCGACTTGAACAGGTCGAAGTTCACGTACAGCGGCGCGCTCGAGTCCTTCTCCTTCACATCGATCCGGATCGCCGCCACATCCGTGAAGGCAAACGCCTGCGCCGTGTGCGCCGAGGAGGCCGAGTACGAGCGCACCTTCGACGCTCCGCTGGACGTGTAGATGTCCCCGGCCTGAATCGCGAACGACGCGCTCGTGGACTCTTCTTCCTGCTGTCCGGGCACCTCAGGAGCCTGGGAACTACAACTCACCGAGCCAAAGGTGAGCGCAGACAAAAGAACAACCATCTTCCTGCCACCGTGTAATGCCAAGGGAACACCCTTTCAATCTTTGAGAATCAAGCTGGAGACATGAGCCAGCCGACGTCTGAAACGGGCAGACGCCGACGAAAGGAAAGGGCGAAGGCTCACCCACACCTTCGCCCTCTTGGGATGGGGCTACGGCGTGGGCGCGAGAACCTGGATGTCACCCGCGACCGAAGGCAGCTCGTTGTCACCGATGTGATTGGTGTTGCCGTAACCGAGCTGACCGTAAGTACCGGCTCCCCAGCAACGGGCCGCTCCCGTGCTCAGCAGCGCGCACGTGTGCGCTCCTCCCGTGGCCACCTGGTACGCGGTCGCTCCGTCCAGATCCACCGCAGCGGTGGGAGGCGCGTTCTGCTGAGAGGTGTTGCCGTAACCCAACCGGCCTTCGTTGCCCGCACCCCAGCACTTGATGCTGCCGCTGCTCAACAAGGCACACGTGTGCGTCTCGCCCGCCGCCACCTGGAGCACCTTGCCGCCCGTGTTGATGTCACCAGCGTTGGCGGGCACCTCGTTGTCTCCCACGTCATTGTTGAAGTAGTTGTACGGGTAGCTTGGGTTCGTATAGCTGTAATTGCCATAACCCAGCTGGCCAGAGCTGTTGTAACCCCAGCAGCGGACAAAGCCCGTCGTGAGCAGCGCACAGGTGTGGTTGTAGCCCGCCGACAGCTGGAGGACATTCCCGCCCACGTTCACGTCTCCCGCCACCGACGGCAACTCATTGTCTCCGATGGTGGTGAGATTGCCGTAGCCCAGTCGTCCTTCGCCACCGTACCCCCAGCAGCGCACCTTCCCCGTGTCCAGCAACGCGCACGTATGAGCAGCGCCCGCGACAATGTCCTTGACGGTGCCGCCGACCTGCACGTCTCCCACACTCCACGGCTGCTCATTGTCTCCCACGTTCTGCGTGTTTCCGTAGCCCAACTGCCCATAGTTGTTCCGGCCCCAGCAGCGCACCTTCCCCGTGTCCATCAGCGCGCACGTGTGGCTTCCCCCCGCCGCCAGCTTCACCGCGATGCCTCCCACGTTCACATAGCCGTAGCTGGCAATCGCCTCTCCATCTCCCACGTGCTGCGTCGTGTTGTACCCTAGCTGCCCGTAGGTGTTCTCTCCCCAGCACCTCAACAACCCCGTGTCGAACAGCGCGCACGTGTGGTTGGCTCCCGCCACAATCTTCGCCCCCACTCCCACCAGCGCCACGTCTCCCGCCGTATACGGCTTCTCGTTGTCTCCAATGTTGAACGTGTTCCCGTACCCCAACTGGCCGAACTGGCTGCGGCCCCAGCACCGCATCGTCCCGTTGTTGAACAACACGCACGTGTGGGTGCTCCCGGCTCGGATGGAGTTGAATCCCGTCACCGGCCCCTCCGCCACTGGGTTGTCCGGGAACTGGTCCGGCGTCAGCGGGTACGACAGCGTCGTCTTTCCTCCCTTGCTGTCCTTCACCTCCACCTTCACCGTCCCCTGCACCTGCACCGTGTAGTTCTCCAGCGTCGACGGGTTCGTCCCCCCCGTGAACGCGGGCTGCGGATCAAACGTCGTCCCCGCCGCGGGCGTGAAGCTCCACGTGTAGCTCAGCGCTGCCTCCGCGTCGTCGTCCGCCACCTCCGCCTTGAACAACACGTTCCCCGTCCCCGTCAGACGGTGCGTCGTGATGCTGTTGATCACCGGGTTGAACAACACCTGCAACACGCTGTCCCTCACTCCGTCCGTCGTCCCTGGCGGCTTCACCTTCGTCTGGAACGTCGTCACCACCGAGTGCCCCGCCTCGTTCGTCAACTTCACCGTGTGCGTGTACTCCGTCACCGCGCTCACCGTCGGCGGCACGTACTGGCTCACGAACGTCCCCGCCACCGCCGCCAGCGTGATTCCTCCCGTCAA
Protein-coding sequences here:
- a CDS encoding DUF6311 domain-containing protein, producing the protein MLPKSVSRDEGSVLLDRLPGWLAALGGLGWFLWLGGGAVLSPTRIDWLTQGDWAMNLFGWLFLRQAPWGLPLGDMPNLFHPYGTRVSLTDGIPWVAVGLKPFSGWLPVNFQYTGAWLALCYALMGYFGSRLVAVASARAVPRVLGGVLLALAPVLAARFGHPALCAHWLLLAMLWLNLRDIPDERTAWRSLALAALFNGVAAGVHPYWVAMLLPLTAALAVRVARSRRLGGGRALAAVGGIALLDGLLFLLFGYLGGPGLGAEGFGDFSSDLVTLVNPMGWSRVMPELPARPRQGEGFGYLGLGAMLLGALAVASVAARWRVARALSWRRGLPALAVVLLMAVYALSWRVAWQGRQVVDLSALYAPFAAQTAAFRASGRFIWPLHYLLVGGALLLVVRLWRDRPWVSGVGLGLALAVQAYEWRADRSSLRWPVAFHRLQAPEWKEMKGHYRHLALFPPQIQWLCRYDEHLVNKLSYLAYREGLTFNSGNAARVPPQAVEDCRAALPSGGVDAETVYVVNPEHLTLFLQSGARCGVLEGLPVCVRDSRQDGFATALERQPLRLTQP
- a CDS encoding YceI family protein, with amino-acid sequence MAHSTWNIDPTHSGVHFTVRHMVISKVRGNFRKFTGTVSLDEQSLGTSSVTAVIETASIDTGVEQRDNHLRSPDFFDAAKFPTITFQSTKVEKGSGDGFRVTGKLTIRDITRDVVLEAEQLGVGKDPWGNTKAAFEAKTSIDRKDFGLTWNQALEAGGVLVGEKIEIGLEIQAVKAQAAEKAA
- a CDS encoding LysR family transcriptional regulator, which produces MDLNELLVFAKVVQAGSFTLAARGLRMPKSTVSRKVSELEERVGAQLLQRTTRKLRLTEVGQAYYEHCARIVAEAEQAELAVTRMQSAPHGLLRVTAPLAFNFMGSILAAFLTRYPEVQIEMVCTDRTVDLVEEGFDLAVRAGRLPDSSSLIARRLGSIERGVMASPRYIQERGAPKSPKELAAHDCLLFGVGTGGNVWSLVSGNRSAEVSIRARLTVNEPDMLRAVTLAGFGIALLPNSLYAEDIATGRMQRILPEWSSPGASVHALYPVTRHHSPKVMAFVDFLREHWPNP
- a CDS encoding pirin family protein → MLTVRPSNQRGHANHGWLDAHHTFSFAGYYDPAHMNFRALRVINEDRVAPRRGFGTHPHQDMEIITYVLSGAVEHRDSMGSVGILRAGEMQRMTAGTGVRHSEQNPTGEELHLLQIWVLPERTGLTPSYEQKAFPEQERQGRFRLVVSPEGKDGSLKVNQDLRLYSTLLGQGEQTEYTLAPGRHAWLQMARGKGTLNGVAVSAGDGVAVSEESRLVLSATEPVEALLFDLA
- a CDS encoding RCC1 domain-containing protein, with protein sequence MVVLLSALTFGSVSCSSQAPEVPGQQEEESTSASFAIQAGDIYTSSGASKVRSYSASSAHTAQAFAFTDVAAIRIDVKEKDSSAPLYVNFDLFKSADQWTGTIPFLPKGKVLVFSARASDTAGKLLFQGTTEQTLAINNDKVVITLAAANDGQSITIPRIKKISVPSAFGSDQSGNVSFSVEANTGESLTYEITAAAGGGTFYPLTGGITLAAVAGTFVSQYVPPTVSAVTEYTHTVKLTNEAGHSVVTTFQTKVKPPGTTDGVRDSVLQVLFNPVINSITTHRLTGTGNVLFKAEVADDDAEAALSYTWSFTPAAGTTFDPQPAFTGGTNPSTLENYTVQVQGTVKVEVKDSKGGKTTLSYPLTPDQFPDNPVAEGPVTGFNSIRAGNAHTCVLFNNGTMRCWGRSQFGQLGYGNTFNIGDNEKPYTAGDVALVGVGAKIVAGANHTCALFDTGLLRCWGENTYGQLGYNTTQHVGDGEAIASYGYVNVGGIAVKLAAGGSHTCALMDTGKVRCWGRNNYGQLGYGNTQNVGDNEQPWSVGDVQVGGTVKDIVAGAYHTCVLLDTGKVRCWGYNANGELGYGHATNIGDNELPSVAGDVNMGGNVLQLSTSFHSTCAVLTTGFVRCWGYNNVGQLGYGHASSISVPASAGDVNTGGKVLQVAAGEAHTCALLSSGGIKCWGAGNEGRLGYGNTNQQTVPPSTVVDLDGATAYQVTVGSAHTCALLSTGAARCWGWNAYGQLGYGNTTIIGDNELPSVAGDIQVLAPTP
- a CDS encoding RCC1 domain-containing protein; its protein translation is MRNLCFKSTQRMLRKTVLLLSAFTFGSVGCNSQAPEVPGQQEEESTSASFAIQAGDIYTSSGASKVRSYSASSAHTAQAFAFTDVAAIRIDVKEKDSSAPLYVNFDLFKSADQWTGTIPFLPKGKVLVFSARASDTAGKLLFQGTTEQTLAINNDKVVITLAAANDGQSITIPRIKKISVPSAFGSDQSGNVSFSVEANTGESLTYEITAAAGGGTFYPLTGGITLAAVAGTFVSQYVPPTVSAVTEYTHTVKLTNEAGHSVVTTFQTKVKPPGTTDGVRDSVLQVLFNPVINSITTHRLTGTGNVLFKAEVADDDAEAALSYTWSFTPAAGTTFDPQPAFTGGTNPSTLENYTVQVQGTVKVEVKDSKGGKTTLSYPLTPDQFPDNPVAEGPVTGFNSIRAGSTHTCVLFNNGTMRCWGRSQFGQLGYGNTFNIGDNEKPYTAGDVALVGVGAKIVAGANHTCALFDTGLLRCWGENTYGQLGYNTTQHVGDGEAIASYGYVNVGGIAVKLAAGGSHTCALMDTGKVRCWGRNNYGQLGYGNTQNVGDNEQPWSVGDVQVGGTVKDIVAGAAHTCALLDTGKVRCWGYGGEGRLGYGNLTTIGDNELPSVAGDVNVGGNVLQLSAGYNHTCALLTTGFVRCWGYNSSGQLGYGNYSYTNPSYPYNYFNNDVGDNEVPANAGDINTGGKVLQVAAGETHTCALLSSGSIKCWGAGNEGRLGYGNTSQQNAPPTAAVDLDGATAYQVATGGAHTCALLSTGAARCWGAGTYGQLGYGNTNHIGDNELPSVAGDIQVLAPTP